The following proteins come from a genomic window of Pyxidicoccus sp. MSG2:
- a CDS encoding ArsR/SmtB family transcription factor, which produces MKPTSHGQLTSARLDATFAALADPTRRAILARLASGEASVAELAEPFAMSQPAISKHLKVLERAGLISSGIDAQRRPRRLEATPLAEANAWLENYRRYWEANFEHLDAVLEELKTQEAPEPHKRRKKK; this is translated from the coding sequence ATGAAACCAACGAGTCATGGACAGCTGACGTCTGCTCGCCTCGATGCGACCTTCGCCGCGCTCGCGGACCCCACGCGGCGGGCCATCCTCGCCCGGCTGGCTTCGGGTGAGGCGTCGGTGGCGGAGCTGGCCGAACCGTTCGCGATGAGCCAGCCCGCCATCTCCAAGCACCTCAAGGTGCTCGAGCGCGCGGGGTTGATTTCCAGCGGCATCGACGCGCAGCGGCGCCCCCGTCGCCTGGAGGCCACACCGCTCGCGGAGGCCAACGCCTGGCTGGAGAACTACCGCCGGTACTGGGAGGCGAACTTCGAGCATCTCGATGCCGTGCTGGAGGAACTGAAGACCCAGGAAGCACCAGAGCCCCACAAGCGGAGGAAGAAGAAATGA